The sequence AGTCGATGATCGCCCCGGCCAGTTGTTGCGCACGGTTGGGTTCAACCTCCAGTGCCTGGAACAACGCGGCCAGCAATGCCGGATCGGCATTGTTGATGTCGATCTTGCCGGACTCGTCGATGATGCGCAGGTCGATGCGTGCCTGATCGAACTGCCAGCGATAGCGGCGGCCATCGGCCAGCCACGCCGGCTGGTCCGGCGAGCCCTGCAGGCGCACGAGCGCGTATTCGATGCCAGCGCGTGCGCGTTCCTGGCCGGCGGCGGTCTCGGCCAGCACCCGGCCTTGCAGGTGCTCCACGCGCGCGGTCAACGCGAACGCACCGACCAGCGCGGTAAGCAGGGCCACCAGCCACAGCACCAGGACGAGGGCGGCACCGCGCATCCTCATGGATTCACGCCCACGTTGCCGTATTGCGGCAACGTCACCACCAGCGGCGGCCACGCAGGGCCTTGTGTCGGCTGCACCTCGATGCTGACCAGCACCGGCAGCCGCTCGGGCGCGTCCCACTGCGGCAGCCACGGCCCCAGCTGCCCGGTCTGTGCCTCGATGCCGCGGTAACGCAGGGTCACCGTCTTCAGCCCGTCGGCCAGCAGCTCCGGCGCACGTTCAGGCTGTTCGGGAACCTGCTCGCCGTCCTGGACCATCAGCAGGCCCAGCTCCAGACGCAGCCTGTCGGCTTCACCCACCACCTTGAGTTCATGCAGGTAGGGGCCGCCGCGGCCGAGGTAGTCGGGCACGTCGGCGACGAAGCGCAGTTGCCGCGCCTCGCCGGTGAAGCGCAGCGGCAGTCCGGTGGACTCGTCACGCGCCATCGCCACCGGCAACGCCGATGCCAGCCGCCGGCGCAGGAACGATTCCACCGCGCGCATCCGCTCGCCCTGCGCGGCCATCGCCTCGCCGCGCGCACTGACCGCCATCGCCGAACGCACCGTGGCAAAGGCCAGGGCCAGCCCCCCGGCAAGCAGCACCGTGGCCAGCAGCACCTCGATCAGGGTGAAGCCGGCACTGCGGCGCGCGTGCCGCCGCGTCACTGCAGCACCTCGATGTCGTTGGACGGCAGCAGCCGAAGGCTGCGCCACTGCATCTGTTGCCCGGGGCCATCGCCCCAGTGCACCTGCAGGGTGAGCTGCAGCAGTGGCGCATCGAGCGGCTTGCCGGGTTCGCGGAAAGGCTCGACCAACAGCGTCCAGCGGTAGCGGCCCTGTTCCCATTCGCCACTGCGCTGGCCTTGGACCAGTGGTTCCTCGATACCCAGGCCGGCAAACAGCGACTGCGCGTGCAGCGCGGCACGGCCGTGGTCGTCGGCCTGGCGCACCTGCCGGGCGGCGCCGGACAGGCTGCCCAGCAGCACCGTCAGCGCCAGCGCCAGCAGCGCGAAGGCGACGATGACTTCCAGCAGCGAATAGCCACGCTGCCGTGACCTCATCGCGCCGGCTCCGGACGCGGCCCCACGCGCACCTCGCCGGTGATCCAGCTCACCTCGATGCGCCACGCCGCCTCGCGCAGGGAAAGATCGATGCGGCCGCCGGTGGAAGCACCATCGTCGAAGAAGCGGATCGCGCCGACGCCGGCCTGCGGCTGCACCTCGCGCGCACCGGTGAAGGCGACCGCGACCTCGTCCGGCAGCGTTCCATGACGGCCTTTGGCACCCTCCCAGCGTTGCTGGCGCGGATCGATGCTGAAGGACTGCGGGGTACCGGTGGATATCGCAACGGTGCGCGCATGGCGCAACTGCGCTGCCACTTCCTTGGCGGCGCCACGCAGGCGCATGCCGTCGCGTCCGCCGCCCATCGCCATGGCCGACAGCAGGCTGACCACGGCGATCAATGCCACCACCAGCAACATCTCCAGCAGCGAGACACCGGCCATCGACGCACCCGGACGCACCCGCCGCGGGGCATCGCCGGCGAAGTGCGGGGCTGGCGCGGCAGCATGGAGCATGCGGCTGCTTATTCGTAACGGATGTCGGCGTCGTAGCTGCTGCCGCCGGCGCGGCCGTCCTTGCCCAGGCTCAGCAGTTCGAACGGCTGGCCGTCGCCCGGGGCGCGGTACTCGATGGCATTGCCCCACGGATCATTGAGTTCGGCCGGCTTGGCATACGGACCGAGCCAGTTGGCCACGCCCGAGGGCTGGGTCACCAGGTCATCGAGCTTGCCCGGCAGGCGGCCGGTATCGAGCTGGTAGTTCTCCACCTTGCCGGCCAGGGTCTGCACCTGCGATTTGGCCAGGTTGGCCTTGCCGCGATCGGCGCCACCCAGCACGCGGCTGCCGACCAGGGTCAGCACCGCGCCGATCAGGACGATGACGATGATGATCTCCAGCAGGCTCATGCCGGCCTGGCGGCGGGCGCTGGTGAAGCCGGAGCGGGAACGCGTGATTGCCATTGCCTGTTTCCTTTGCAGAGGGTCCAAGGGTTGCCTGTCGCGACGCGGCCGGCGGGGCTAGCCGATCGCGCTGGTCAGGTCATACAGCGGCACCAGCACCGCCACGATCACCACGCCGACCACCGAGGCCAGCACCAGGGTGATCGCGGGTACCAGCGCGGCAAGCAGCCGGTCGATGGTGCGCGCGGATTCGGATTCGAAGGTGTCGGCGGTGCGCAGCAGCATCGCGTCCAGCGCGCCGGATTCCTCGCCGACCTGGATCATCTGCACGGCCAGCCGCGGGAAGCGCTTGCCGCGCGCCAGGGCCACCGACAGGCCCTGCCCGTTCTTGACCTCGTCGGCGGCCTCGCCGACGTCAGCGCTGAGCGCGCGGTTGGACAACACGTTGCGGGCGATGCCCAGGGCCGCAAGCAGCGGCACCCCGTTGCGCAGCAGGGTGCCGAGAGTGCGGGCCAGCCGCGCGGTTTCCAGCCGCGCCACCAGCGGCCCGGCCAGGCGCGTGCGCAGCAGCCAGCCATCGAAGGCCAGTCGGAACACCGGGTCGCGGCGCTTGCGTTCGGCCCACAGCAGCAACAGCGCCGGCACCGCCAGCAGCACGAACCAGCCATCGCGCACCAGCAGCCCCAGGCTCAGCACGCCCTGGGTGAACCACGGCAGCGCCACGTCCAGGCTTTCGTACATCTGCGCGAACTGCGGGACCACGTAGCCCAGCAGGAACACCAGCGCGCCACCGACCACCAGCAGCAGGATCGCCGGGTATACCAGCGCATTGATTACCCGCCCCTTCAGCTCCTGGCTGCGTTCGAGGTAATCGGCCAGGCGCTGCAGGGTGTCGTGCAGGCTGCCGCCGGCCTCGCCCGCGCGCACCATGTTCACGTACAGCCGCGAGAACAGGCCGTGCTGGCGTTCCAGCGCCACCGACAGCGGCGCGCCACCGCGCACGGTGTCGCGGATGTCGCCGATCACCCGCCGCGACTTCTCGTCCTCGGGCAGGTCGAGCAGGATGGTCAGCGCACGGTCCAGCGGCTGGCCGGCACCGAGCAGGGTCGCCAGCTGCTGGGTGAAACGCACCAGCGCCGCGCCGTCGAACGGCCGCTTGCGCAGCAACTGCCGCAGCGCCCCGCCATCGAGCCCGGAGCCTGTGGCAGGACGCGCCTCGACCGGCAGGTGGCCCTGCTCCTGCAGCCGGGTGATCACCTCGGCGTCGCTGCCGGCCTCCATCTGGCCATCAAGCATTTCGCCGTGCGCGTCGAGCGCCTTGTAGTGGTACAGGGGCATCGTCGGTTCCGCTCAGCGCATCACGACGGCACGGTCGTGCTCATGCATCTTCGGTGACACGCAGGACCTCCTCGATCGTGGTCTGCCCGGCCAGCGCCTTGGCGAGCCCGTCCTCGTACATGGTGCGCATTCCGGCGGCGCGTGCGATCTGCTCGATCTCGCCCATGCCGGCGCGGCGCATCACCGCGCGCCGCAGCTCGTCGTTCATCACCAGGAATTCCATGATCGTGGTGCGCCCGGCATAGCCGGTCGGCGCCAGCTCGGAGGGCTGCGGGCGGTACAGGTGGATGGTGCCTTCGGGCTGCAGCCGGCGCAGGCCGAACTTCTCGATTTCCTCGGGCGAGGCCACATAGCGCTGCGCGTGCGCCGGCTCGAGCCGGCGCACCAGGCGCTGGGCAAGGATGCCGTTGATGGTGGAGGTCAGCAGGTAGTCCTCCACGCCCATGTCCAGCAGGCGGGTGATGCCGCCGGCGGCGTTGTTGGTGTGCAGGGTGGACAGCACCAGGTGGCCGGTGAGCGCGGACTGGATCGCGATGCGCGCGGTTTCCAGGTCGCGCATCTCGCCGATCATGATGATGTCCGGGTCCTGGCGGACGATGCTGCGCAGCGCGTTGGCGAAATCCAGCCCGATCTGCGGCCTGGCCTGGATCTGGTTGATGCCCTCGATCTGGTACTCGACCGGATCCTCGACGGTGATGATCTTGACATCGGCGGTGTTGAGCTGGCCCAGCGCGGTGTACAGCGTGGTGGTCTTGCCAGAGCCGGTGGGGCCGGTGACCAGCAGGATGCCGTGCGGCTGTTCCAGCACCTTGCGGAACTGCGGCAGGAAGGCGTCGGTGAAACCGAGCCGGTGGAAGTCGAACACCACTGTCTCGCGGTCGAGCAGACGCATCACCACGCTCTCGCCATGCGCGGTCGGCACCGTGCTCACGCGCAGGTCCAGCTCCTTGCCCTGCACCCGCAGCATGATGCGGCCATCCTGCGGCAGGCGGCGCTCGGCGATGTTGAGCCGGGCCATGATCTTGATGCGGCTGATCACCGCGGCGGTCAGGTTCACCGGCGGGCTCTCGCCATCCACCAGCACGCCGTCGACCCGGTAGCGCACCTTGAGCCGGTTCTCGAACGGCTCGACGTGGATGTCCGAGGCACGCAGTTCCACCGCCCGCTGGATCAGCAGGTTGACCAGGCGGATCACCGGTGCTTCGGAAGCAAGGTCACGCAGGTGCTCGATGTCGTCCACCGCGCCGGCATCGCCGTCGGCGGTCTCGACGATCGCGCCCATCGCGCTGCGCCCCTGGCCAAACCAGCGCTCGACCAGGTCATCGACCTCCGATCTCACGCCCACGTGTACGCGCACCGGACAACCACTGGCCAGCTGCACCGCCTGCTGCACGTAACCGTCGTGCGGGTCGGCCAGCCACAGGTCGAGCACGCCGTCCTCCAGCGCCAGCGGACAGGCGTGGAACTGCTTGAGGAAACGCAGGGACAGGCCCGGAGTATCGGCCAGCGCCGGCGGCGGTGCGCTGGGCAGCTGGCGTGCATCGAGCAGGGGCAGGCCCAGCACCTGGGCGCTGGTCTCGGCGTGGTCGCGTTCGGATACCAGGCCCAGGCGGGCCAGCAATGAAAGCAGGCCTCCGCCGGCCTCGCGCTGCAACTGGCGTGCACGCAGCAGGTCGGCTTCCTTCAAGCGGCCACGGGCCAGCAGCGCATCGACGATGCGGGCCTCGGCGTCGGTTTGGACGACGGAATCATCGACAGCCGTATTCACGCAACCTCCTGTGATGCACTCGACTTTAGCAGTTGGCGCCATCGGTTCGCGCCGCATGTGGTGTGATCCACCTGCCAAAAAACGAACCCCGGCCGAAGCCGGGGTTCACGGTGTTGCAGGAACCGGAGCTTACTGGCGGGCAACCAGGCTCACGCCGCTGTACGCCGAGGCACCGACCAGCTTGATGTAGTAGGTGCCGGCCACCGGCGCGGTGAAGCGCACGGTCTCGCTGTTGCCCGGGCGGGTCGACTTGGCGTCATGGTCGGTCGCGGTCGGCTCCTCGCCGAGGCTCACATACAGCGACACGTCGCCGGTGCCGCCGTAGGTCATGATGCTCAGCACCTGCCCGGCGCTGGCTTCGAAGCTGTACAGCGCTTCGCTGCCGGCCGCACCGGAGACCGAGACCACCACCTTGTTGGTCAGCGGTACTGCGGTCGGACCACACTGCTCGACCTGCGGGTCGCACGGTTCTTCCAGCGCCTTGTCCAGCGCGGCCCTGGCATCGACGATGCCGGTACCGATCGGGGTGCTGGCCGGCGGCGCGACCGGGAACGGGCGCGCGGTCTGCTTAAGCAGCGCTTCCAGCTCGGCCGGCGACAGCGGGTCGCGGCCGGCGGCGGCCAGCGCCCCCTGGACCAGCGCGGCAACGCCGGCCACGTGCGGCGAGGCCATCGAGGTGCCGCCCATGCCCATGTAGCTGTAGGCGCCCGAGGTCGGGGTGGTCGCGCCGTTGTATCCGGCCTGCCACACATAGCCACCCGGATTTCCGTCGACACTGCCACCACCACCCGGGCCGGAAAGATCCACACCCGCACCATAGTTGGAGTAGTAGGCGATGCCACCGGTGATGCGGGTTGCGCCCACGGAGACCACGTTGTTGCAGCCGGCCGGGCGGTAGTTGGCCACGTTGCCGGCGTCGTTGCCGGCCGCCACCACAACGGTGGTACCGCGCGAGACCGCGCCGTTGATCGCATCCTGGTAGACCGCGCCACAGGCGCCGCCGCCGCCCAGGCTCATGTTGATGACCTCGGCCGGATTGGTATTGGCCGGGACGCCACCCACGGTACCGCCCGAAGCCCAGGTCACCGCGTCGGCGATGTCGGACAGGTAGCCACCGCACTTGCCGAGTACGCGCACCGGCAGCACCTTGGCCTTGAAGGCAACGCCGGCCATGCCAATGCCGTTGTTGGTCGCCTCGGCCACCGTGCCGGCGACATGGGTGCCGTGCCAGGAGCTTTCCTCGGCCCGGGAGCCGGCATAGCACTCGTTGTCGTTCTCGACCCAGTCGCCGTAGTCCAGCGCGCCGGGGACGCGGTCATCGGTCGGACGGCGCGAGGTGTCGGCGTCGGAGATGAAGTCGTAGCCTTCCAGCAGGTTGCCGGCGAAGTCCGGATGACCAGGCAGGATGCCGGTATCCAGCACCGCCACGACTAGACCCTCGCCCTGCGCCACATCCCACGCGGCAGGAGCATTGATGCCACCGGTGGCGTTGTGCAGGTGCCACTGGTAGGTCTGGTAGTACTGGTCGTTGGGAACCAGCTGCGGCTGTTCCAGGCGGGTCGGCAGGTCCGCGCGCTGCAGCTTCACGTCGGCCTCGGCGTACTGCACGGCCGGGTCGGCGGCGATCTCGGCCACCACCTTGTCCAGGTCGCTGCGGCTCAGCCTGGCGTCGAGGCGGATGAGGTCGGCACCCACGCCCAGGGTGCGCACGTGTTCGGCACGTATGGCCGCGGCGCGGGCCTTGCCGGCGCCGAGGCCGGCGCGCGAAACGGCCGACTGCACCGCGGCCAGCTTGGCCGAGCGGTCACGGGCGGCGGCACTGCCCTCGCGGTACTTGACCAGGATGCGGCTGGAGCCCTGCACACCGGCTGGAGCCGCCTTGGCGGGTTCCTTGACCTGCAGCTGCGGCGCAGCGTGGGCGGTGGCGCCAATGGAAATGCCAAGTACCGCGGCGGCGAGTGCATTGATGCGAAGGTTGTGCTTGTTGATCACGTTGACGTCCTCTTCAAGTTTCATGGATCAGGCGACAGTTCAGGCCGAATCACTCCATGCGAAATCCGTTGGCCGGCCCAGCCAAGGTTCCTGCGGTCTGCCCCCTCAGGCCCACGCTGTTGAAGGACGGCGCCCATCGCGGACGCCGCCCGTGCCCCATCACCAGCCGAAGCCGGCACCGATGCCCACCGAGCTTTCATCGCTGGTGAACGCACCACCGAAGGTCACCGTGGCGCGCTCGCTGAGCGCACGCTGGTAGCCCAGCGACAGCGCCGACTGCCCGCTCTGGAAGCCCACGCCCACGCCGACCCGGTTCTGGGTGCGGATGCCGGCGGCACTGGTGGCCATGTTGAGCATCGCCGCATTCATCGCACCCTGGCGGTCGATGCGGCGGTCCTGGTGGTGCAGGCGGTTGTCGATCTCGGCCCGGTAGATGTCGAAGCTGTCGGCCATCGCGGTGAAGCGGGTATCGGTGTAGGCATTGGCCGTGGCGATGCCGCCGTCAAGCTGTGCCTTGTTCACCGCATCGGTGGCCTGGGTACCCGCGGCGACGTTGGCGATCTGCCGCTCGTAACCAGCGCTGCCCACCGACACCGTATTGGCACGGTCCGCAACCGCCCCCTGGCCCAGTGCCACCGCGCCCTGCGCGGTGACGCTGGTGCCCTGGCCGATCGCGGTACCCGAGGCGGCGCTGACATTGGCGCCCTCGCCCATCGCCACCGCATTGGTCGCGACCGCGGCAATCGTGGTGTTGGCGCCGACCGCGGTACTGCCGTCGGCGTTGACCCGCGCATTGCTGCCAATGGCAGTGTCGTTCGGGCCGTGGGCATAGGCGCTGCCACCCACGGCGGTGCTGCTGGCGGCGTTGGCCTGTGCCTGGCTGCCCACCGCAACCGCACCCTCGGCGCCGGCTGTTGCCGCGACCGGAGTCGTCGCCTGGATGCTGGCCCCCGAGGCCGCCGCCTGCGCGGTTTCAGGCACCTCGACTGCGGCCATCGTGGCGCTGCCGCGCGGGGTCTTTCCGCCGCTGTTGGCGTTGTTCAGTGCAGTGACCTGCTGGTCCAAGGCTTTCAGCGCATCGCCCACGTTGTTGTAGCTGCTGCCCTGGATGACGTAGGTGGGTGCGACGAAAGCGCCCTGCACGCCGACCGCGGCGCCGCCGCCGAGGAAGCTGGCGATGTTGCCCAGCGACTGGAACAGCTGGCCACCGTTGATGGCCTGCAGGCTGCCGGCGGCAATGGATCCGGCGGCGACGTTGTCCAGGCGCGTGCCGTTGAGACCGGACAGGGTGATCGTGTCGCGGCTGCTGTCATCGTAGGTCACGGCGTTGGCCGTGACGCCTTCCACCGTGCCGATGCGGCCGTCGATGTCGTTGACCCGGGTTTCCACTGCCCCCACGCGCTGGTTGGTGACGAACAGCTGGCCACCGTTGACCGCATCGGTGCTGCCACTGGCGACAACGCCCTGGCCGACATTGACGATGCGACGGGTGACCGGGCCGTCCGTGCCATTGCCGCCACCGACCGAGACCACGTTGGCCTCCACTGCACGCGAACCCGCGCCCAGCGCCACCGAGTTGGCCCCGGACACACCGGCGCCCGAACCGATCGCGATGCTGTTGGCACCATTGCTGGCGAAGGCCCCGTAGCCGATCGCGATGCCGTTGTTGGCGGTGATCGAGGTGGATCGGCCCAGCGCGACGCTGTTGGTACCGCGTGCCGACGCATCGGCGCCAATGGCGGTGGCGCCGGTGGCATTGGCAACGCTGGCGGTACCAACCGCAGTGCTGCGGTTGGCGCTGGCGTTGGCACCGGAACCGGCTGCGATGCTGTCGGTGCCGGTCGCCGCAGCCGAGCCGGAACCACTGGCCTGGAAGTACTGGCTGGTCGTCGCCGCGGACGAGGCCACCGCATCGAGCTGCGACTTGGTCACCGCGTCACTGGCGTTGATGCCCTCGCTGACGTTGGTGATGCGGCGGGTGACCGGCGAGGTGGTGCCGTTGCCACCGCCGACCGAGACCACGTTGGCTTCGGTGGCGCGCGAACCGGCGCCGAGGGCAACGCTGTTGGCGCCGTTGGCCCAGGCATTGGCACCGACCGCGGTAGCGTTGACGCCGCCGTAGGCGTACGAATCCTGGCCGAGCGCGGTCGCGCCCTGCGAGGTTGCCCAGGCGAATTCGCCAAGCGCGGTGGTCTGCCCGGCAGTAGCCCAGGCGGTCGCGCCGATGGCGGTGCTGTCCTCGCCGGTTGCACGCGAACTGGCGCCGACGCCAGTGCCGTACAGGCCGCTGGCGGTTGCACCGTAGCCGAGCGCCGTGGCGTAGTTGCCCGACGCGAGGCCACCCCAGCCCAGCGCTGAGGCGTAGTTGCCCGAGGCATCAGCGCCGTACCCCACGGCCGTGGTGCGGGTGCCAGCGGCACTGCTGAAGGCACCCACCGCCGTGTTGTAGTCGCTGGTGGCCTCGGCGCTGTAGCCCACGGCGGTGGACTGCAGTCCGCCGGCGCTGGCGGCTGCACCGCTGGCCGTACTGAATGCTCCGGTGGCCTGCGCTCCGGCACCCAGCGCGGTGGCGCCGGTTTCGCTGGCGGTTGTGGTCGCATCCAGCAGCACGTTGCCGTTGGCGTCTTCGTAGTACAGCGAGCCACCGATGGCGGTGGCCGAGTCGCCGGTGGCCACGGCGTTGAAGCCCGAGGCAGTGGCGTACTGGCCCTCGGCGTAGGCACCGCTACCCAGTGCCGAAGCGCCCTGGCCGATGGCGTTGCTGGCCGAACCCAGCGCGGTGGTGTAGTCGCCCTCGGCGTAGGCATTGGATCCGGCCGCCAGCGATTCCTCGCCAGCCACCAGCGCTTCACCCTCGCCCGTGGCCTGGAAGTACTTGCTGGTGGTTTCGGCCACTTCGGCCACGGCGTTGAGCTGGTCCAGGTTCACCGCGTCGGTGCCCTCGGTGCCCGCCGCGACATTGGTGATCTGGCGCTCGGCACCGACGTCACCGACGGACACGGTGTTGTCGCGCTCGGCCACCGAACCGGCACCCAGGGCCACGCTGTTTGCCGCGAGGGCAAACGCGCTTTCGCCCAGTGCCGTGGCACTGGCGGCATCGGCCCAGGCATTCCAGCCAACGGCAGTGGTGTAGTCATCGGTGGCCCACGCACCGGCACCAAAGGCTGAGGCACCGGTGCCCGAGGCTTGGACCGGGAGCAAGCCGCCGAAGGTGCTTCCGCCCACGGCCACGCTTTCATCGCCGGTGGCTTCACTGAACTCGCCCACGGCCACCGCGCTCACGCCCGAAGCCGTGGCCGCCACGCCGACGGCAGTCGTGTATTCGTTGGAAGCCACCGCACCATAGCCCAGCGCCGAGGACAGGTAGCCGCTGGCTTCGCTGTAACCACCCACCGCGGTGCCGCCCACGTCGCTGGCACTGGCGCGGAAGCCGGTGGCGGTGGACTGGTTGGCCGAAGCCACCGCCTCGTTGCCGGTGGCCGTGCTGTAGGTGGAGCTGGCCTGTGCGCCGGCACCGGTGGCGGTGGCGCCGATGTCACCGGCCAGCGCGCCGCTGCCCAGGGCAATGGCATTGACGCCCAGCGCCTGCGCATCGGCACCGAAGGCTGCTGCGCCGGCGTCCACGGCCAGCGCATTGAAACCCACCGCGGTGGCGGTATCGGCCAGTGCATTGGCACCGCCACCCAGTGCGGTGGCGCCGTTGCCGATGGCATTGGCCGCTTCACCGGCAGCGAGCGCGTTGTCGCCTTCGACATAGGCACCGGCGTCGCTGTCGTCGCTGCCGCTGGCCTGGAAGTACTTGCTGGTGGTTTCGGCCACTTCGGCCACGGCATTGAGCTGGTCCAGGTTCACCGCGTCGGTGCCCTCGGTACCGGCAGCCACGTTGGTGATCTGCCGCTCGGCACCGACATCACCGACGGACACGGTGTTGTCGCGCTCGGCCACCGAGCCCTGGCCCAGGGCCACCGAACCGATGCCGGCAGCGACCGAATCGGCGCCCAGCGCGATGCTGTCATCACCGAGGGCGGTGCTGAAGTTGCCCACCGCGGTGCTGTTCTCGCCCGCGGCCCACGCGGCACCGCCGACGGCGGTGGAGTAGTCGCCCGAGGCTTCGGTGGCGATCAGACCGGCCAGCGAACCACCCACGGCGACCGAGTTGATTCCGCTGGCGATGCTGCCCTGCCCGGCCGCGGTGCTGTAGTTGCCGGTGGCTTCGGCATCGCCACCCACGGCCACCGCGCCCGAACCGGAGGCGGTGGAGAAGTTGCCCAGCGCGGTGCTGTTGAAGCCACTGGCCAGCGCATAGCCACCGACGGCGGTGGCGTAGTTGGCACCGGCCTCGGCGCCGAAGCCGAAGGCCGCGGCCGTGGTGCCGTTGGCGATCGCCTCCGCACCCACGGCAGTGGCGCCGGTGCCGCTGGCGGTGCTGTAGTAACCGACCGCCGTCGATTCGGTGCCCTCGGCCAGGGACAGCGCGCCGCTGGCCAGACTCCCATCACCGCTGGCTACCGCGGCCGCACCGGTAGCGGTGCTCTGCTCGCCGCTGGCCTCGCTCTCGGCGCCCAGCGCGGTGGCGTACTCGGCGCTGGCACTGCTGCCGGCGCCGGCGGCCACGCTGGAGCCGCCCGACGCCGTGGACGCACTGCCGATGGCGACCGCGTTGCTGCCGGAGGCGTTGGCGCTGCCGTCGACCACGCAGTTGTCGAGGATGCTGCTATTGAGCACGACGCACGGCGCATTGCCGCCCACTTCCACCGACTGGGCCTGCGCGACCGGCGCGCCAGCTGTGCCCAGTCCCATCGCCAATGCCAGGGCGATCGCGCCAGAAAGCGCTTTCTGCGATCCATCGGAGGCGGATCGGCGCCCATCCATGACCACGCCCGCGCCCTGGCTGCTTGCCAGTTCCGAGGCCACGACCAGCTGCCCCAACGCCTTGTTCCAGACCTTCCGATAAATCCGATTCATCGTCATTCCGCTCCTAAATGGACTGGTTTTTTTTGTGCAAAAAAGCGCCGCCGCCGCACGTTCCCGTCCGACGCCCCCTGGCTTGTTGTGGACTCGACACCCGGGGAGATAACCGGGCACGGGAGGCTCACGCCTGTCGTGGTTGCCGATGGACCGGCAATCTGTGGATGGGCCGAGTGTTAGCCCGTCGTTCATCAAGCGTCAAGCTTTTGACGCTGTACGCGTCATTTTGTGACGCTATGTGGATATAGCGTGATGGACATCACGAATCGCGCGACAGCACAGGAACCGCCGTCAATCCCCCGCCGTTACAAGAAAAAAGCCCGCCGACACGGCGGTGTCAGCGGGCTCTGGGGTCTGCTGGAAAGTTTTGGCTGAACGATTCAGCCGCACCATACCCTTGCGTTGCGGAACAACCGCAGCCACGGCGAGTCCTCCGGCCAGGACTTCGGTGCCCAGCTGAGGTTGACCGTGCGCGGGGTGCGCTCCGGATGCGGCATCAGGATGGTGACGCGGCCATCGGTCGTGGTCAGGCCGGTGATGCCATCGGGCGAGCCGTTCGGATTGAGCGGGTACTGGGTAGCCACATTGCCCTCGCCATCGACATAGCGCAGGGCCACGCGGGCGGCGGCCTGGTCCACGGCACTGGCGAACTCGGCACGACCTTCGCCGTGCGCCACCGCCACCGGGATCCGCGAGCCGGCCATGCCGCGCAGCAGGATCGACGGCGACGCCACCACCTCCAGCAGCGCGGTACGGGCCTCGAACTGTTCGCCGCGGTTGCGCAGGAACTTCGGCCAGTGGTCGGCGCCGGGGATAATGTCCTTGAGCTGGCTGAGCATCTGGCAGCCGTTGCAGACGCCAAGGGCGAAGGTGTCCTCGCGGGCGAAGAACGCCTCGAACATCCGGCGCAGCGCCGGGCGCTCCAGGATCGAGGTCGCCCAGCCACGGCCGGCACCGAGCACGTCGCCGTAGCTGAAGCCACCGCAGGCGGCCAAGCCGCGGAAATCAGCCAGGTCCACGCGGCCCTCGATCAGGTCGCTCATGTGCACGTCGTAGGCACGGAAGCCGGCCCGCTCGAAGTTGTTGGCCATCTCGATCTGGCCGTTGACGCCCTGCTCGCGCAGGATCGCCACCTTCGGACGGCTGCCGGTGGCGATGAACGGCGCGGCCACGTCCT is a genomic window of Stenotrophomonas sp. Marseille-Q4652 containing:
- a CDS encoding S8 family peptidase; this translates as MINKHNLRINALAAAVLGISIGATAHAAPQLQVKEPAKAAPAGVQGSSRILVKYREGSAAARDRSAKLAAVQSAVSRAGLGAGKARAAAIRAEHVRTLGVGADLIRLDARLSRSDLDKVVAEIAADPAVQYAEADVKLQRADLPTRLEQPQLVPNDQYYQTYQWHLHNATGGINAPAAWDVAQGEGLVVAVLDTGILPGHPDFAGNLLEGYDFISDADTSRRPTDDRVPGALDYGDWVENDNECYAGSRAEESSWHGTHVAGTVAEATNNGIGMAGVAFKAKVLPVRVLGKCGGYLSDIADAVTWASGGTVGGVPANTNPAEVINMSLGGGGACGAVYQDAINGAVSRGTTVVVAAGNDAGNVANYRPAGCNNVVSVGATRITGGIAYYSNYGAGVDLSGPGGGGSVDGNPGGYVWQAGYNGATTPTSGAYSYMGMGGTSMASPHVAGVAALVQGALAAAGRDPLSPAELEALLKQTARPFPVAPPASTPIGTGIVDARAALDKALEEPCDPQVEQCGPTAVPLTNKVVVSVSGAAGSEALYSFEASAGQVLSIMTYGGTGDVSLYVSLGEEPTATDHDAKSTRPGNSETVRFTAPVAGTYYIKLVGASAYSGVSLVARQ